From Mastacembelus armatus chromosome 13, fMasArm1.2, whole genome shotgun sequence, one genomic window encodes:
- the LOC113142800 gene encoding extracellular calcium-sensing receptor-like — protein sequence MVCHLREDPENPQFFKDRVIILGGIFSFHSSWKERQDTFRLKPLPLECISLNFREFQCAQAMIFAIEEINNSTDLLPGISLGYKMYDTCGAVARSVRAALALANGNEAVSAPSEEQCTKPAQVQAIIGETTSSPCMAIATVIGPFYIPVISHFATCACLNDKTKYPSFLRTIPSDYYQSRALAQLVKHFGWTWVGAIRSNNDYGNNGMATFTETAQQLGICLEYSVSFFRTDPPDKIRKIFDIIKASTSKVIVAFLSYLDMDVLIHELSKNNMTGYQWVGSESWILDSQTAETDRHHILDGAIGLSMPKAHVSGVREFILNVKPLNSSGHEIFTEFWETLFSCKFKQSESSTGNERECTGHEDLTGVQNGFTDMSLMPIFNNVYKAVYAVAHALHSILGCNQTCQYKGQLDPLTILQHIKDVNFKTKEGDDVYFNQNGEPPAKYEIINWQPTENGIVDFVTVGLHDASLPADKQLKLENKSLVWAQNSKQVPVSVCSEKCPPGTRKVLQKGKPVCCYDCIRCAEGEISNTTDSITCVRCQPEFWSNERRDACVKKEAEFLSYEEIMGVLLTATSLFGTCMTVGVAVIFFRHRKSPIVRANNSELSFLLLFSLTLCFLCSLTFIGRPSDWSCMLRHTAFGITFVLCISCVLGKTMVVLMAFRATLPGSNVMKWFGPVQQRLSVLAFTLIQVVICILWLSISPPFPFKNFKQFKDKIILECALGSALGFWAVLGYIGLLAILCFILAFMARKLPDNFNEAKFITFSMLIFCAVWITFIPAYVSSPGKFSVAVEIFAILASSFGLLICTFIPKCYIILLKPEQNTKKNMMGKAMPKSL from the exons ATGGTTTGCCATCTGAGAGAGGATCCAGAGAACCCCCAGTTTTTTAAGGATCGGGTTATTATTCTGGGGGGaatcttttcttttcacagcaGCTGGAAAGAAAGACAGGATACGTTCAGACTCAAACCACTGCCACTGGAATGCATCAG TTTAAATTTCAGAGAGTTCCAGTGTGCTCAGGCTATGATTTTTGCCATTGAGGAGATTAATAACAGCACAGACCTACTACCTGGCATCTCTTTGGGCTATAAGATGTATGATACATGTGGCGCTGTTGCCAGAAGTGTGAGGGCTGCATTGGCCTTGGCTAATGGTAATGAGGCTGTTTCTGCACCATCTGAGGAACAATGTACTAAACCTGCACAAGTACAGGCCATTATAGGAGAGACCACTTCCTCTCCCTGCATGGCCATAGCTACTGTCATTGGACCCTTTTATATCCCAGTG atcaGCCACTTTGCCACCTGTGCTTGTCTGAATGACAAAACCAAGTACCCATCCTTCCTCAGAACAATACCCAGTGACTACTATCAGAGCAGGGCCCTGGCCCAATTGGTCAAGCACTTTGGGTGGACTTGGGTTGGAGCCATTAGAAGCAACAATGATTATGGCAATAATGGCATGGCTACATTCACAGAAACTGCACAGCAGCTGGGCATCTGTCTGGAGTATTCTGTATCCTTCTTTAGAACAGATCCACcagataaaataagaaaaatatttgacattatCAAGGCTTCAACCTCCAAGGTGATTGTTGCTTTTCTCTCATACTTGGATATGGATGTGCTAATACATGAGTTGTCTAAAAACAATATGACTGGATATCAGTGGGTTGGCAGTGAGAGCTGGATCCTTGATtcccaaacagcagaaacagacagacatcacattCTGGATGGTGCAATAGGCCTGTCCATGCCCAAAGCACATGTCAGTGGCGTGAGAGAGTTTATATTAAATGTGAAGCCACTCAATTCATCTGgtcatgaaatatttactgAGTTCTGGGAGACATTATTTAGCTGTAAGTTTAAGCAATCAGAGTCATCAACAGGAAATGAGAGAGAATGTACTGGACATGAAGATCTGACTGGAGTGCAAAATGGCTTCACTGATATGTCACTGATGCCTATATTTAACAATGTCTATAAAGCAGTTTATGCTGTGGCCCATGCACTTCATAGTATTCTTGGCTGTAATCAAACATGTCAGTACAAGGGGCAGCTAGATCCATTAACG ATTTTACAACACATAAAAGATGTTAATTTCAAAACCAAGGAAGGAGATGATGTTTACTTTAATCAGAATGGAGAGCCACCGGCAAAGTATGAAATTATAAACTGGCAGCCAACAGAAAATGGCATTGTGGACTTTGTCACAGTTGGTCTTCATGATGCATCTTtacctgcagacaaacagctgaagctggAAAATAAGTCCTTAGTGTGGGCACAGAACTCTAAACAG GTGCCTGTGTCAGTTTGCAGTGAGAAATGTCCCCCAGGAACTCGCAAGGTTCTCCAGAAAGGAAAACCTGTCTGCTGCTATGACTGTATAAgatgtgcagagggagaaataaGCAACACCACAG ACTCTATCACCTGTGTGAGATGTCAACCTGAATTCTGGTCAAATGAGAGAAGAGATGCCTGTGTGAAGAAGGAGGCAGAGTTTCTATCCTATGAAGAAATTATGGGAGTGTTGCTCACTGCAACATCCTTATTTGGGACATGCATGACTGTTGGTGttgcagtcattttctttaGACACAGAAAATCTCCTATTGTCAGGgccaacaactctgagctgagcttcctgctgctcttctccttgactctgtgtttcctgtgttctctgACCTTCATCGGCCGGCCCTCTGACTGGTCCTGCATGCTGAGACACACAGCATTCGGCATCACCTTCgtcctctgtatctcttgtgttctggggaaaactatggtggtgttaatggccTTCAGGGCTACACTTCCAGGTAGTAATGTGATGAAATGGTTTGGGCCTGTACAACAGAGACTCAGTGTCCTGGCCTTCACTCTCATACAGGTTGTTATTTGTATTCTCTGGTTATcaatttctcctccttttccattTAAGAATTTTAAGCAATTCAAGGACAAAATCATCTTAGAGTGTGCCCTGGGCTCAGCTCTAGGCTTTTGGGCAGTACTTGGGTACATAGGTCTTCTGGCCatcttatgttttattcttgcCTTCATGGCTCGGAAATTGCCTGATAACTTTAATGAGGccaagtttatcaccttcagcatgctgatattctgtgcagtTTGGATCACTTTTATTCCAGCGTATGTCAGCTCTCCTGGAAAGTTCAGTGTTGCTGTAGAGATATTTGCTAttctggcctccagttttggactGCTCATTTGTACTTTCATTCCAAAATGTTAtattatcttactgaaacctgagCAGAATACAAAAAAGAACATGATGGGAAAGGCAATGCCAAAATCATTATGA